From Enhydrobacter sp., the proteins below share one genomic window:
- a CDS encoding acetyl-CoA hydrolase/transferase family protein has translation MTSILDLYRSKLTTADEAVKGWPRKTTIVLGFFAAQPPGLVSALGRAIAAGAFDEVRLVYMHATEQTGAALLKAEYCDVLKPRPFYMGPAERALVAASPGRKLVHFIPIAFSDTPRAIRAEPQIDVFPVQVSAMDRAGYFSLGLTGAYSMAALERAGKIVVEVNPGLPRTFGGGLLHVSDVHAIVEGSADVPTLANPKAGPDDEAIAAIILPMVPDRACVQFGIGGVPNIVASRLTDHKDLGVHTELLSDGIAELIACGAVSNRFKTTNPGKTVFNVAMGSRRMYDMMNDNPTMECWPADYVNDPRVIGQNDNVISVNAMIEIDLTGQVNAEFLNHHQFSAVGGQLDFVRGAGYSRGGKSIIASPSTAAHGKVSRIVSHLQGPATDPRIETQYIVTEFGAFDLRGKSSDERAMGLIGLAHPSFRDQLMAEARKSNLIG, from the coding sequence ATGACGAGCATCTTGGATCTCTACAGAAGCAAGCTGACCACGGCCGACGAGGCCGTGAAAGGATGGCCGCGCAAGACCACGATCGTGCTCGGCTTCTTCGCCGCGCAGCCGCCGGGCCTCGTCTCCGCCCTGGGCAGGGCGATCGCCGCCGGGGCGTTCGACGAGGTCAGGCTGGTCTACATGCATGCCACCGAGCAGACGGGTGCCGCGCTGCTCAAGGCCGAGTACTGCGACGTCCTGAAACCTCGACCGTTCTACATGGGGCCTGCCGAGCGGGCATTGGTCGCGGCATCCCCCGGTCGCAAGCTCGTCCATTTCATTCCCATCGCCTTCAGCGACACGCCGCGTGCCATCCGGGCCGAGCCTCAGATCGACGTATTCCCGGTGCAGGTCTCGGCGATGGACCGTGCGGGCTATTTCAGCCTCGGCCTCACGGGCGCCTATTCGATGGCCGCCCTGGAAAGGGCCGGCAAGATCGTCGTGGAGGTCAATCCCGGTCTGCCGCGCACTTTCGGAGGTGGATTGCTGCATGTCAGCGACGTGCATGCAATCGTCGAGGGAAGCGCCGATGTGCCGACCCTCGCCAACCCGAAGGCCGGCCCGGACGACGAAGCGATCGCCGCGATCATCTTGCCGATGGTTCCCGATCGGGCCTGCGTTCAATTCGGCATCGGCGGCGTTCCCAACATCGTGGCGAGCCGTCTGACCGATCACAAGGACCTGGGTGTGCATACCGAGCTGCTGAGCGATGGTATCGCCGAGCTCATTGCCTGTGGCGCCGTGAGCAACCGCTTCAAGACCACCAATCCGGGCAAGACCGTGTTCAATGTCGCCATGGGCTCGCGTCGGATGTACGACATGATGAATGACAATCCGACCATGGAGTGCTGGCCGGCCGACTACGTCAACGATCCCAGGGTGATCGGACAGAACGACAACGTCATTTCCGTCAATGCGATGATCGAGATCGACCTGACGGGCCAGGTCAACGCCGAGTTCCTGAACCATCACCAGTTCAGCGCCGTCGGGGGCCAGCTCGATTTCGTTCGCGGCGCCGGATACTCACGCGGAGGCAAGAGCATCATTGCGTCGCCCTCCACGGCCGCCCACGGCAAGGTCTCCCGGATCGTGTCGCATCTCCAGGGCCCGGCGACGGATCCGCGAATCGAAACCCAATATATCGTCACCGAGTTCGGTGCCTTCGACTTGCGTGGCAAGTCGTCGGACGAGAGGGCGATGGGCTTGATCGGCCTCGCTCATCCATCGTTTCGCGATCAGCTGATGGCAGAGGCGCGCAAGTCCAACCTGATTGGATAG
- the groL gene encoding chaperonin GroEL (60 kDa chaperone family; promotes refolding of misfolded polypeptides especially under stressful conditions; forms two stacked rings of heptamers to form a barrel-shaped 14mer; ends can be capped by GroES; misfolded proteins enter the barrel where they are refolded when GroES binds), whose amino-acid sequence MSAKEVKFSTEARTKMLRGVDTLADAVKVTLGPKGRNVVIEKSFGAPRITKDGVTVAKEIELADKFENMGAQMVREVASKTNDLAGDGTTTATVLAQAIVKEGAKAVAAGMNPMDLKRGIDLAVEAVVADLKSHARKVTRNDEIAQVGTISANGDTEIGRHLAEAMEKVGNDGVITVEEAKSLSTELEVVEGMQFDRGFVSPYFVTNADKMRVELEDPYVLIHEKKLTGLQALLPVLEAVVQTGKPLLIVAEEIEGEALATLVVNKLRGGLKVAAVKAPGFGDRRKAMLEDIAILTGGTAISEDLGIKLENVTLQMLGRARKAMIDKDNTTIVEGAGARTDIQGRIAQIKAQIEETTSDYDREKLQERLAKLAGGVAVIRVGGATEVEVKEKKDRVDDALHATRAAVEEGILPGGGVALLRATRALGGIATANDDQKAGIEIVRRAIQVPARQIALNAGEDGSLVVGRLLEKEEYGWGYNAATGAYQDLVAAGVIDPAKVVRTALQDAASVASLLITTEALVAEAPKPAATTPGGAAGAGF is encoded by the coding sequence ATGTCTGCCAAGGAAGTGAAGTTCTCGACCGAAGCGCGCACGAAGATGCTGCGCGGCGTCGACACGCTGGCCGATGCCGTCAAGGTGACGCTCGGCCCCAAGGGCCGCAACGTGGTGATCGAGAAGAGCTTCGGCGCGCCGCGCATCACCAAGGACGGCGTCACCGTCGCCAAGGAGATCGAGCTCGCCGACAAGTTCGAGAACATGGGCGCGCAGATGGTGCGCGAGGTCGCCAGCAAGACCAACGACCTGGCCGGCGACGGCACCACCACCGCGACCGTGCTCGCCCAGGCGATCGTCAAGGAAGGCGCGAAGGCCGTGGCCGCCGGCATGAACCCGATGGATCTCAAGCGCGGCATCGACCTCGCCGTCGAGGCGGTCGTGGCGGATCTCAAGTCGCATGCCCGCAAGGTGACGAGGAACGACGAGATCGCCCAGGTCGGCACCATCTCGGCCAACGGCGACACCGAGATCGGCCGCCATCTCGCCGAGGCCATGGAGAAGGTCGGCAACGACGGCGTGATCACCGTCGAGGAGGCGAAGTCCCTGTCGACCGAGCTCGAGGTCGTGGAGGGCATGCAGTTCGATCGCGGCTTCGTATCGCCCTACTTCGTGACCAACGCCGACAAGATGCGGGTCGAGCTCGAGGATCCCTACGTCCTGATCCACGAGAAGAAGCTCACCGGCCTGCAGGCCCTGCTGCCGGTGCTCGAGGCGGTCGTGCAGACCGGCAAGCCGCTGCTGATCGTGGCCGAGGAGATCGAGGGCGAGGCGCTGGCCACCCTGGTCGTCAACAAGCTGCGCGGCGGGCTCAAGGTCGCCGCCGTCAAGGCGCCGGGCTTCGGCGATCGACGCAAGGCGATGCTGGAGGACATCGCCATCCTGACCGGCGGCACGGCCATCTCCGAGGATCTCGGCATCAAGCTCGAGAACGTGACGCTGCAGATGCTTGGCCGCGCCAGGAAGGCGATGATCGACAAGGACAACACCACCATCGTCGAGGGCGCCGGCGCCCGGACGGACATCCAGGGCCGCATCGCCCAGATCAAGGCGCAGATCGAGGAGACGACCTCGGACTACGACCGCGAGAAGCTGCAGGAGCGGCTGGCCAAGCTGGCGGGCGGCGTCGCGGTGATCCGCGTCGGCGGCGCCACCGAGGTCGAGGTCAAGGAGAAGAAGGACCGCGTCGACGACGCCCTGCACGCCACGCGGGCGGCGGTCGAGGAAGGCATCCTGCCGGGCGGCGGCGTGGCGCTGCTGCGCGCGACCCGGGCGCTCGGCGGGATCGCGACCGCCAACGACGACCAGAAGGCCGGCATCGAGATCGTGCGCCGCGCCATCCAGGTGCCGGCGCGGCAGATCGCCCTCAACGCCGGCGAGGACGGCTCGCTGGTCGTCGGCCGGCTGCTCGAGAAGGAGGAGTATGGCTGGGGCTACAATGCCGCGACCGGGGCTTACCAGGATCTCGTCGCCGCCGGCGTGATCGACCCCGCCAAGGTGGTGCGGACGGCGCTGCAGGACGCCGCGTCGGTCGCCTCGCTGCTGATCACCACGGAGGCCCTCGTCGCCGAGGCGCCGAAACCGGCGGCCACAACGCCGGGCGGCGCCGCGGGAGCGGGCTTCTGA
- a CDS encoding hydantoinase B/oxoprolinase family protein, which produces MRPNHPLSRIANQLMWDRLISVVEEQAQTLVRTAFGTPTREAGDLSAGVYDTQGRMLAQAVTGTPGHVNSMAKSVGHVLAKVPLAGMNEGDVFILNDPWMGTGHLNDIVIVTPIFRRRLDGASQAVGFFADTLHVVDIGGRGIVGAAQQVYEEGIYIPITKIVDKGKVNTWLMDLIAANVREPVQVLGDIYSLIASNEVGGRRLLDMMDEFELEQIDDLARHILDRSREASLAAIARLKPGTYRNEMTVDGINGTPMTLKATMTIGPDGIDVDYTGSPGIVALGLNVPLCYTEAYTSFGIKCVVAPKVPNNFASLATIRTTAPEGCILNAPHPAAVAARSTIGHMLPDVMFGCLIQAMPPHDQTIGVPAEGTSCLWNLRLMGGLGRAELSPEQMKQATPFNVMSFHSGGTGARPTSDGLSATAFPSGVRNVPVEITEALAPVVIWKKEYRTDSGGAGEQRGGLGQVMEIGSTEGMPFGISPTFDRVVFPARGRLGGQAGAHGKLELVSGRELPPKAHSSVPAGERLRVAMPGGGGYGDPRKRPAEKVAEDVRLGLVSREAARDLYGVALTDDGTVDEAETAKLRVAVAAE; this is translated from the coding sequence ATGCGCCCCAACCACCCCCTCAGCCGCATCGCGAACCAGCTCATGTGGGACCGCCTGATCTCGGTGGTCGAGGAGCAGGCGCAGACCCTGGTGCGCACCGCCTTCGGCACGCCGACCCGCGAGGCGGGCGACCTGTCGGCCGGCGTCTACGACACGCAGGGCCGCATGCTCGCCCAGGCCGTCACCGGCACGCCGGGCCACGTCAACTCGATGGCCAAGAGCGTCGGCCACGTGCTCGCCAAGGTGCCGCTCGCCGGGATGAACGAGGGCGACGTCTTCATCCTCAACGATCCCTGGATGGGCACCGGGCACCTGAACGACATCGTCATCGTGACGCCGATCTTCCGCCGCCGCCTCGACGGCGCCAGCCAGGCCGTCGGCTTCTTCGCCGACACCCTGCACGTGGTCGATATCGGCGGCCGCGGCATCGTCGGCGCCGCGCAACAGGTCTACGAGGAGGGGATCTACATCCCGATCACCAAGATCGTCGACAAGGGCAAGGTCAACACCTGGCTGATGGACCTGATCGCCGCCAACGTGCGCGAGCCGGTCCAGGTGCTGGGCGACATCTATTCCCTGATCGCCAGCAACGAGGTCGGCGGCCGGCGCCTCCTCGACATGATGGACGAGTTCGAGCTCGAGCAGATCGACGACCTCGCCCGCCACATCCTCGATCGCAGCCGCGAGGCGAGCCTCGCCGCCATCGCCCGGCTCAAGCCCGGCACCTACCGGAACGAGATGACGGTCGACGGCATCAACGGCACGCCGATGACGCTCAAGGCCACCATGACGATCGGGCCGGACGGCATCGACGTCGACTACACGGGCTCGCCCGGCATCGTCGCGCTCGGGCTGAACGTGCCGCTCTGCTACACCGAGGCCTACACCAGCTTCGGCATCAAGTGCGTCGTGGCGCCCAAGGTGCCCAACAACTTCGCCAGCCTTGCCACCATCCGCACCACCGCGCCCGAGGGCTGCATCCTGAACGCGCCGCATCCCGCCGCGGTGGCGGCGCGCAGCACCATCGGCCACATGCTGCCCGACGTCATGTTCGGCTGCCTGATCCAGGCCATGCCGCCTCATGACCAGACAATCGGCGTGCCGGCCGAGGGCACGTCGTGCCTGTGGAACCTGCGCCTGATGGGCGGCCTCGGCCGCGCCGAGCTGAGCCCCGAGCAGATGAAGCAGGCGACGCCGTTCAACGTCATGTCGTTCCACTCCGGCGGCACCGGCGCGCGGCCCACCTCCGATGGGCTGAGCGCGACGGCCTTCCCCAGTGGCGTGCGCAACGTGCCGGTCGAGATCACCGAGGCGCTGGCGCCTGTGGTGATCTGGAAGAAGGAATACCGCACCGATTCCGGCGGCGCCGGCGAGCAGCGCGGCGGGCTCGGCCAGGTGATGGAGATCGGCAGCACCGAGGGCATGCCGTTCGGCATCTCGCCGACCTTCGACCGCGTCGTCTTCCCGGCGCGCGGCCGGCTGGGCGGCCAGGCCGGCGCCCACGGCAAGCTCGAGCTCGTGTCGGGCAGGGAACTTCCGCCGAAAGCGCACTCCTCGGTGCCCGCCGGCGAGCGCCTGCGCGTCGCCATGCCGGGCGGCGGCGGCTATGGCGATCCGCGCAAGCGGCCGGCCGAGAAGGTGGCGGAGGACGTGCGCCTCGGGCTCGTGTCGCGCGAGGCGGCGCGCGATCTCTACGGCGTGGCGCTCACCGACGACGGCACGGTGGATGAGGCAGAGACGGCGAAGCTGCGGGTGGCGGTGGCGGCGGAATAG
- a CDS encoding co-chaperone GroES produces MHFRPLHDRVVVRRIEADEKTAGGIIIPDTAKEKPMEGEVVAAGPGPRDDSGKLVPLDVRKGDRILFGKWSGTEVRIDGEEFLIMKESDVMGVLDKKPSLRRAA; encoded by the coding sequence ATGCACTTCCGCCCGCTGCACGACCGTGTCGTCGTGCGCCGCATCGAGGCCGACGAGAAGACCGCCGGCGGCATCATCATTCCCGACACCGCCAAGGAAAAGCCGATGGAGGGCGAGGTCGTCGCCGCCGGACCGGGCCCCCGCGACGACAGCGGAAAGCTCGTCCCGCTCGACGTCAGGAAGGGCGACCGCATCCTGTTCGGCAAATGGTCGGGCACCGAGGTCAGGATCGACGGCGAGGAGTTCCTGATCATGAAGGAAAGCGACGTCATGGGCGTGCTCGACAAGAAGCCGTCGCTGCGCCGCGCCGCCTGA
- a CDS encoding heme-binding protein produces the protein MTLTLADANRIIAGAIEKANQIGAKMNIAVCDAGGRLLAFQRMDGAMWAGSFGSQGKAIASAAFGRPSGDLTPRADHPTLRGIAAAEGNHMFYGQGAVPIFRQGVLIGACGVGGGTAQEDEDCARAGVEKL, from the coding sequence ATGACCCTCACCCTCGCGGATGCCAATCGAATCATCGCAGGCGCCATCGAGAAGGCAAACCAGATCGGCGCCAAGATGAACATCGCCGTGTGCGACGCGGGCGGACGGCTTCTCGCCTTCCAGCGCATGGACGGCGCCATGTGGGCCGGCTCCTTCGGCAGCCAGGGCAAGGCCATCGCCTCGGCCGCCTTCGGACGCCCGAGCGGCGATCTGACGCCGCGCGCCGACCATCCGACCCTGCGCGGCATCGCCGCGGCCGAAGGCAACCACATGTTCTACGGCCAGGGCGCCGTGCCGATCTTCCGCCAGGGTGTGCTGATCGGCGCCTGCGGCGTTGGCGGGGGGACTGCGCAGGAAGACGAGGATTGCGCGCGTGCGGGGGTTGAGAAGCTCTGA
- a CDS encoding VOC family protein, producing the protein MPLPVATLDHVVINARDDMDRAADIYRRLGFTLTERGYHSLGSMNHLAMFGTDYLELIAIPRGATTGRLDLMTYSHGLNGLVFGSEDSAITYEELVRSGVPVEAPTEFTRPVKHSGGQGEARFRTVRMKAGVVPYGRVYWCHHFTRDLVWRDEWRLHANGTVAVARAIFVEPDPARASKLYAGMFGPEAVRDIAGGRSLTVGNARLDIVTEATLRAEFGDACPDPEGRPAYMAGLAFRTVSLAMAEQALDAGRIASIRRGERLIVPAREALNAVLEWVE; encoded by the coding sequence ATGCCCCTGCCCGTAGCGACCCTCGACCACGTGGTCATCAATGCGCGCGACGACATGGACCGCGCCGCCGACATCTACCGGCGGCTGGGCTTCACGCTGACCGAGCGCGGCTACCATTCGCTGGGCTCGATGAACCACCTCGCCATGTTCGGCACCGACTATCTCGAGCTGATCGCCATCCCCAGGGGGGCGACGACCGGCCGGCTCGACCTGATGACCTACTCGCACGGGCTGAACGGGCTGGTGTTCGGCTCGGAGGATTCGGCGATCACCTACGAGGAGCTGGTGCGGTCGGGCGTGCCGGTCGAGGCGCCGACCGAGTTCACGCGGCCGGTCAAGCATTCCGGGGGCCAGGGCGAGGCCCGCTTCCGCACGGTGCGCATGAAGGCAGGCGTGGTGCCCTACGGCCGCGTCTACTGGTGCCACCATTTCACGCGAGACCTGGTGTGGCGCGACGAGTGGCGCCTCCATGCCAACGGCACGGTGGCGGTGGCGCGGGCGATCTTCGTCGAGCCCGACCCGGCGCGGGCGTCGAAACTCTATGCCGGCATGTTCGGGCCGGAGGCGGTGCGCGACATCGCGGGCGGCAGGAGCCTGACGGTCGGCAATGCGCGCCTCGACATCGTCACCGAGGCGACGCTCCGGGCCGAGTTCGGCGATGCCTGCCCCGATCCCGAGGGACGGCCGGCCTACATGGCGGGACTCGCCTTCCGCACGGTGTCGCTGGCGATGGCGGAGCAGGCGCTCGATGCCGGCAGGATCGCCTCGATCCGCCGCGGCGAAAGGCTGATCGTGCCGGCCCGCGAGGCGCTGAACGCGGTGCTGGAGTGGGTGGAGTAG
- a CDS encoding SocA family protein — protein sequence MTDLLDPRGICNLMLDEAGGHTGITNLALQKLLYFVHGLHLVETKKPLVSGFFEAWQYGPVHPTAYRAFKTSGDKAITFRATSLDPLSGVPRSIPTPSDGDVIKRVRKVMSFYGGMTPGRLVEISHAFGSPWWYIVQQARVSTAFGLRIPDSVILERFRFHKVSVGVEPAHGEPSEDAPFA from the coding sequence GTGACGGATTTGCTCGACCCGCGCGGCATTTGCAATTTGATGCTGGACGAAGCTGGAGGCCACACCGGCATTACCAACTTAGCGCTCCAGAAACTGCTCTATTTTGTTCACGGCCTACATTTGGTGGAGACAAAGAAACCCTTGGTATCGGGTTTTTTTGAGGCGTGGCAATATGGCCCAGTTCACCCCACCGCGTATCGTGCCTTCAAGACCAGTGGCGATAAGGCGATTACATTTCGTGCCACCTCATTGGATCCATTGAGCGGAGTACCTCGATCGATTCCTACGCCGTCGGATGGGGATGTTATCAAGCGAGTCAGAAAGGTGATGTCGTTCTATGGGGGGATGACGCCAGGACGCCTTGTGGAAATCTCTCACGCGTTCGGATCACCGTGGTGGTATATTGTGCAGCAAGCTCGGGTTTCTACGGCGTTTGGTCTTCGCATTCCGGATTCCGTGATCTTGGAGCGGTTTAGGTTTCATAAGGTCAGCGTTGGCGTTGAGCCCGCGCATGGAGAACCGAGTGAAGACGCGCCTTTTGCATAA
- a CDS encoding GFA family protein has product MPIRSGGCLCGAVRYECEGEPQFSLQCHCRDCQRASGAPHVAAVRVASAGLRLLRGEPRRYVARADSGNEITRAFCGDCGTPLYVQVSTRPDIVGVRVCTFDDPGWFRPEANIFARSAQPWDHFDPVVPRFDVYPTGKAY; this is encoded by the coding sequence ATGCCCATCCGATCCGGCGGCTGCCTGTGCGGCGCGGTGCGCTACGAATGCGAGGGCGAGCCGCAATTCTCGCTGCAGTGCCATTGCCGCGATTGCCAGCGCGCCAGCGGTGCGCCGCATGTCGCGGCGGTGCGCGTGGCCTCGGCCGGCTTGCGGCTGCTGCGCGGCGAGCCTCGGCGCTACGTCGCCCGCGCCGATTCGGGCAACGAGATCACGCGCGCCTTCTGCGGCGATTGCGGCACGCCGCTCTACGTCCAGGTCTCGACCCGGCCCGATATCGTCGGCGTGCGCGTCTGCACCTTCGACGATCCGGGCTGGTTCAGGCCCGAGGCCAACATCTTCGCCCGCAGCGCCCAGCCGTGGGACCATTTCGATCCCGTCGTGCCCCGGTTCGACGTCTACCCGACCGGCAAGGCCTATTGA
- a CDS encoding CoA ester lyase — protein MAADVDLVRVLLFTPATHLEYVAKAAKSGADGLVIDLEDGVALDAKDAARKNLLTVIEQPRTTSGGFLWCVRLNHITTMAGLADLQALAGQGARFDAVMLPKVESPHEVEIASRHLGLSSPSVLALIETGLGLEQAAAIAAHPHVAAMVFGGADLAADLHAELAWEPMLWARSRICQAAASRGLPAFDVPFLDIHDGDGLKSEAAAAKRLGFSCKLAIHPSQVEPIKSVFAPTPDELARAKRIVEAYASAKGAACQVDGKMVDVPVWKAALRTVRLAAAK, from the coding sequence ATGGCCGCCGACGTCGATCTGGTGCGCGTGCTGTTGTTCACGCCGGCCACGCATCTGGAGTATGTCGCCAAAGCGGCCAAGAGTGGCGCGGATGGACTTGTCATCGACCTCGAGGACGGGGTCGCGCTCGACGCGAAGGATGCGGCACGAAAGAACCTGCTCACCGTCATCGAGCAGCCGCGGACGACGTCGGGCGGCTTCCTCTGGTGCGTTCGACTGAACCACATCACGACCATGGCCGGGCTGGCGGACCTGCAGGCCCTGGCGGGGCAAGGTGCGAGATTCGACGCGGTGATGCTGCCGAAGGTCGAGTCGCCCCACGAAGTCGAAATTGCCTCACGGCATCTGGGCCTTTCCTCGCCGTCCGTGCTTGCCTTGATCGAGACAGGACTTGGCCTGGAGCAGGCCGCGGCGATCGCCGCGCATCCGCACGTGGCGGCAATGGTCTTCGGCGGTGCCGACCTCGCTGCCGACCTGCATGCGGAACTGGCCTGGGAGCCCATGTTGTGGGCGCGCAGCCGCATTTGCCAGGCTGCGGCTTCCCGTGGCCTGCCGGCCTTTGACGTCCCTTTCCTCGATATTCACGACGGTGACGGCTTGAAGTCGGAAGCCGCCGCCGCGAAGAGGCTCGGCTTCAGTTGCAAGCTCGCGATTCATCCCTCGCAGGTCGAGCCGATCAAGTCGGTCTTCGCTCCGACGCCCGATGAGCTGGCTCGTGCGAAGAGGATCGTCGAGGCCTACGCCTCGGCCAAGGGCGCGGCCTGCCAGGTCGACGGCAAGATGGTCGATGTACCGGTCTGGAAGGCGGCGCTGCGGACCGTTCGCCTTGCCGCCGCCAAGTGA
- a CDS encoding MaoC family dehydratase → MIGQAGYVQLAENRYRERFGLAFEEFSVGQVFEHRPGVTVTQQDNLEEALDTLNNAQLHYDLHYAEQTEWKRNLGVSTLTLQRLLGMTSRTFYRRLSLTGIEEVAMTHPVFGGDTLYARTRVLGTAAGGSADTGTLMLQTEGVNQRGDVVARIKYHLEIYRDGRHPEDRLPGAPAQEERFRLYHAKPDGTLVEQTGLYFEDFVEGETFEHWPSKAFGLAESVSHALRSLEINPRYSDPHYAKSVLGRSVEIFEPFVLGTVTALTTRTFGRVVANLGWTDIRLPRPVGLGESIRAVSVIGDKRASEHRPTQGIVHADTTAYGENGDVVCSFKRVFLIYKRGLGPYQAADY, encoded by the coding sequence ATGATCGGACAAGCCGGCTATGTGCAGCTCGCCGAGAACCGCTATCGCGAGCGTTTCGGATTGGCGTTTGAAGAGTTCTCCGTGGGCCAGGTCTTCGAGCATCGCCCGGGTGTCACCGTCACTCAGCAGGACAATCTCGAAGAGGCGCTCGACACGCTGAACAACGCCCAGCTCCACTACGACCTGCACTATGCCGAGCAGACGGAGTGGAAGCGCAATCTCGGCGTTAGCACTCTGACGCTTCAGCGTCTGCTCGGCATGACCTCGCGCACCTTCTACCGGCGGCTCAGCCTGACCGGCATCGAGGAAGTGGCCATGACTCATCCGGTGTTCGGAGGCGACACGCTCTATGCGCGAACACGCGTCCTCGGAACGGCCGCGGGAGGCTCTGCCGATACCGGAACGCTCATGTTGCAGACGGAGGGCGTCAATCAGCGTGGCGACGTGGTCGCGCGGATAAAGTATCACCTCGAAATCTACAGGGACGGCCGGCACCCCGAGGACAGGCTTCCCGGTGCGCCCGCGCAAGAGGAGCGCTTCCGTCTGTATCATGCAAAGCCCGACGGCACGCTGGTGGAGCAGACCGGCCTCTATTTCGAGGATTTCGTCGAAGGCGAGACGTTCGAACATTGGCCGTCGAAGGCATTCGGTCTGGCGGAGAGCGTCTCGCATGCCCTGCGCTCGCTCGAGATCAATCCGCGGTATTCCGATCCCCACTACGCGAAGTCGGTGCTCGGGCGCTCGGTGGAGATTTTCGAGCCGTTCGTCCTGGGTACTGTGACCGCCTTGACCACGCGTACGTTCGGTCGCGTCGTGGCCAACCTCGGATGGACGGACATACGGCTTCCGCGTCCCGTCGGGCTCGGCGAAAGTATCAGGGCGGTTTCGGTCATCGGCGACAAGCGGGCGTCCGAACATCGACCGACCCAGGGGATCGTGCACGCCGACACAACGGCCTACGGTGAGAATGGCGACGTTGTCTGCAGCTTCAAGCGCGTGTTCCTGATCTACAAGCGCGGCCTCGGTCCATACCAGGCGGCGGACTACTGA